In one window of Drosophila innubila isolate TH190305 chromosome 2L unlocalized genomic scaffold, UK_Dinn_1.0 4_B_2L, whole genome shotgun sequence DNA:
- the LOC117779490 gene encoding sarcolemmal membrane-associated protein: MVLVSNEWQSNKDDEQKSNVAASTAATTTTTTTAATPAAAASVAVNKVNSIVNSSEQELTARQGTQIPAVDISKRQQRINKKALSIMELNRKTEQDQLLLREKHETEVCELPTENINTNINNSNINNSNSNINININSNSNDANDNLENQENNNTTPADTCDSNTNTLQGHLAQQQVQLHLAINSVLNSNNTTTGNNLFSSMGALQMPNETVNASATMINTQELTPGEAKIILQCEGKSHKFETRTISLAPNQECKVGRLIAKSKASEGNAIFDCKVLSRNHAMLWYTADGHFWVKDTKSSNGTFINDNKLGNEPAELHYGDTVKFGVEVIENSRQEVHGCIIARVTLFLPDGREAISIESDQVQPAGPNRISYDEIQRLNAFLQEASQREKMLKAKLSNLQGVLDSTRKSSFMCWQSMITEDQLIHKINLLEKKLQMMEKNVPENALRNEIVKLLDDKTTYQLTAKEALRKVYQDRCDAMQMLSKMEMAYTTSDNECSILRAQIVNSKQTLQDFNTRLEMLQLEYAEYKQETLRQQQEAKEQEEQRLEQLKEHLNGQEIEMEQLRQQLMRLQQTKAEYDSEQALQEQQALEQLNAVLDIDDDDDDDDDEDDDEDDDDNDDEDEVKVAGDQKKDADDNEPQLENDKQTTPSKQKSSKKRKRQQKEKFELMHKVVRKDTMMKWLKNSDLNKGADGGDVLNAIVNNADSGDEDNDEKQQKERASPTSELSAGTKRETEAETASDEFIHKSPKHTLLNGIQEATHGIHKLETQQTLIHRGVEDADLPQEHAIDMLQEECTFYKQKSLTLTNDIGELQEQMKLLREQLALQQQQQQQQPQPQEMEHSFSGTDATEEEKEQLEPKVAKDVDGELSSSWREELNTIDNEEREEELIVYKERLELSEMSNLQLRDEISKLRLKQPIGYDNLLYRRALPLGAMVLAVIIYFLTTRI; encoded by the exons ATGGTCTTGGTCAGCAACGAATGGCAGAGTAACAAGGATGACGAGCAGAAATCCAACGtggcagcatcaacagcagcaacgacaacaacaaccacaacagcagcaactccagcagcagcagcttctgTGGCtgtaaataaagttaattccATTGTCAACTCATCAGAGCAGGAACTAACAGCACGTCAAGGAACTCAAATTCCTGCTGTGGATATTTCAAAACGTCAGCAGCGAATCAATAAGAAAGCTTTAAGCATAATGGAACTAAACCGAAAGACCGAACAGGACCAGCTGCTGTTACGTGAAAAGCACGAGACCGAAGTGTGTGAGCTGCCTACGGAGAACATCAACACGAACatcaacaatagcaacattaacaacagcaatagtaatatcaatattaatatcaatagcaacagcaacgatgCCAACGACAATCTGGAAAACCAGGAGAACAACAATACAACACCTGCAGACACCTGTGATTCCAATACAAACACCTTGCAG GGTCATCTGGCACAGCAGCAGGTGCAGTTGCATCTGGCTATCAATTCGGTGCTAAATTCCAACAACACAACGACGGGCAACAATCTGTTTAGCTCGATGGGTGCCTTACAAATGCCTAACGAGACGGTTAATGCGTCGGCGACAATGATCAACACGCAGGAGTTGACGCCGGGCGAGGCGAAGATCATCTTGCAGTGTGAGGGTAAATCGCACAAGTTTGAGACGCGTACCATTTCCCTGGCACCGAATCAGGAGTGCAAGGTTGGACGACTCATAGCCAAGAGCAAGGCGAGCGAGGGAAATGCCATATTTGATTGCAAGGTGCTATCGCGTAATCATGCAATGCTGTGGTACACGGCGGACGGACACTTTTGGGTGAAGGATACCAAGTCCAGCAATGGAACATTCATCAATGACAACAAGCTTGGCAATGAGCCTGCCGAATTGCACTATGGCGACACCGTCAAGTTTGGCGTCGAAGTCATTGAGAATTCACGCCAGGAGGTTCATGGCTGCATCATTGCACGCGTCACCCTATTCCTGCCCGACGGCCGGGAAGCCATCTCAATAGAGTCGGATCAGGTGCAGCCGGCGGGACCGAATCGAATTAGTTACGATGAAATTCAGCGACTGAATGCATTTCTACAGGAGGCCTCGCAGCGCGAAAAGATGCTCAAGGCGAAGCTCAGTAATTTGCAGGGTGTCCTCGATTCCACGCGCAAAAGCTCTTTCATGTGCTGGCAGAGCATGATCACCGAGGATCAGCTAATACATAAGATCAATCTGCTTGAAAAGAAGCTACAAATGATGGAGAAGAATGTGCCCGAGAATGCGTTGCGTAACGAG ATTGTCAAACTACTTGATGATAAGACCACGTATCAGCTAACTGCCAAAGAGGCGCTGCGCAAGGTCTACCAGGATCGATGTGATGCCATGCAAATGCTGTCCAAGATGGAGATGGCATACACAACCTCGGACAACGAGTGCAGCATATTGCGGGCTCAGATTGTGAACTCAAAGCAAACGCTGCAGGATTTTAATACACGATTGGAGATGCTGCAGTTGGAGTATGCGGAATATAAGCAGGAAACACTGCGCCAGCAGCAAGAGGCTAAGGAACAGGAGGAGCAACGACTAGAACAGCTTAAGGAGCATCTGAACGGGCAGGAGATTGAAATGGAACAGCTGCGCCAACAGCTGATGCGACTGCAGCAAACAAAGGCTGAATACGACAGCGAACAGGCGCTGCAGGAGCAACAGGCGCTGGAGCAACTGAATGCAGTACTTGACatcgatgacgatgacgacgacgacgatgacgaagatgacgatgaggatgacgacgacaatgatgatgaggaCGAGGTCAAAGTAGCTGGCGACCAGAAAAAGGACGCTGACGATAACGAGCCGCAGCTTGAAAATGATAAACAAACGACtccaagcaaacaaaaatcg AGCAAAAAGAGGAAACGACAACAGAaggaaaaatttgaattaatgcACAAAGTAGTGCGCAAGGACACAATGATGAAGTGGCTTAAGAATTCGGATCTCAACAAGGGCGCAGACGGCGGTGATGTATTAAATGCCATAGTGAATAATGCCGACTCTGGCGATGAGGACAATGATGAGAAGCAACAAAAGGAACGGGCATCGCCAACGTCAGAGCTTAGTGCGGGCACCAAGCGGGAGACGGAAGCTGAAACGGCCAGCGATGAGTTTATACACAAATCACCCAAGCACACGCTGCTCAATGGCATCCAGGAGGCGACACATGGCATCCACAAGCTGGAAACTCAGCAGACGCTGATCCATCGTGGTGTAGAGGATGCAGATTTGCCACAAGAGCATGCAATCGATATGCTGCAAGAGGAATGTACATTCTACAAGCAGAAATCACTCACACTGACCAATGACATTGGCGAGCTTCAGGAGCAAATGAAGTTGCTTCGAGAGCAGCTAgcattgcaacaacagcagcagcaacaacaaccacaaccccAAGAAATGGAGCACAGTTTCAGTGGTACGGACGCGACAGAAGAAGAAAAGGAGCAGCTAGAACCGAAAGTTGCCAAGGATGTTGATGGCGAGCTATCATCAAGTTGGCGAGAAGAACTTAACACCATTGACAATGAAGAGCGCGAAGAGGAGCTAATCGTGTACAAGGAACGCTTGGAGCTATCAGAGATGAGCAATCTCCAACTACGCGATGAAATCTCAAAGCTGCGCCTCAAACAGCCCATCGGCTATGACAATCTGCTTTATCGCCGTGCCCTTCCCTTGGGCGCAATGGTGCTGGCCGTGATTATTTATTTCCTGACCACCCGAATCTAA